A window of Streptomyces sp. NBC_01224 genomic DNA:
CGAACGCGTACACCGTGTTCTTGGTGGTGTCGGTCGGCAGGACGTGGGCGTTGGAGCCGGAGTAGTGGACATCCTCCATGTCTCCGGAGAGGGCCACCGAGACGTTCAGGTCCTTGATGTGATGGGTGTCGCCGTCCCGCGTGATCCTGACGACGCGGTTCTCTGCTTTGCCGTACTGGTTCTGGCCGAGAATCACAGGGCGGGGGCGGTGGGAATCGGCGGTCATGTCGGTGCTAGCTCCCTCGGTAAACGGAGTAGCCGAACGGGTTGAGCAGCAGCGGTACGTGATAGTGCTCGCCCGGCCTGACGGCGAAAGTGATCGCCACCTCCGGGAAGAACGCACCGCTGTCCCTTACGCGGGGGGCGTCCTGCTGCGCCTCGGCTTGCTTCTTGGAGAAGTACGTCTCGACCTCGAAGTCGAGTCGTACGTGAGTTGTGCCTTCCGGCAGTGCCGGCAGGTCCTTGCACCGCCCGTCCGCGTCGGTCGCGGAGCCGCCGAGCGCCACCCAGGCGGCTGCCGGGCCCGAGCGGGCCGCGAGCGAGACGGCGACACCCTCGGCGGGGCGTCCGACGCTGGTGTCCAGGATGTGCGTGGACACCGATGCGGTGGTTTCGGTGCTCATCAGTCCTTGTCCTCTTCCACGAGACGGGTCAGCCGGATTCGGTTGATCTTCCCGAGTTCGGTGCGCACGATGTCGCGCTCCTGCTCGGGAGAGTTCCCGATCCGGGACTTCACCGCGTCGCGCATCTGCTCACCGGTGGCTCCGGTGGCGCAGATCAGGAAGACATGTCCGAACCGCTCCTGGTAGGCCAGGTTCAGTTCGAGCATCTCGGCCTTGAGTTCCTCGGTG
This region includes:
- the uraH gene encoding hydroxyisourate hydrolase, translating into MSTETTASVSTHILDTSVGRPAEGVAVSLAARSGPAAAWVALGGSATDADGRCKDLPALPEGTTHVRLDFEVETYFSKKQAEAQQDAPRVRDSGAFFPEVAITFAVRPGEHYHVPLLLNPFGYSVYRGS